The genome window CTCACCGGGCGCCTGGACTGCGGCACGCAGGGCGTGCAGGACACCGTGAGCCGCGAGCGGCTGCGCGGGCTGCGCATCTTCGACATCAGCGACATCGAGCACCCGCGCAACGTGGGCAACGTGCAGACCTGCCGCGGCTCGCACACGCACACGGTGCTGGCGGATCCGAAGGACCCGGAGAACGTGTACGTGTACATCTCCGGCTCGGCGGGCGTGCGCTCGCCCAGCGAGCTGGCCGGGTGCGTGCGCGCCGCGCCGGACCAGGACCCCAACTCGTCGCTCTTCCGCATCGAGGTGATCAAGGTCCCGGTGGCGCACCCCGAGCAGGCGGCCATCGTCAGCTCGCCGCGCATCTTCAACAACCTGGCCGCGCCCCCGCGCCACGGCGAGTCGCCCGAGGACATCGCCGAGGCCGCCCAGGAGGCCGCCGCCGCCCGCGCCCGCGGGATGTACACGGTGCGGGTGCAGGGGGTGGAGCGCGTGGCGCCCCCGCAGTTCATCAACCCCATGCTGGACAGCATCGTGAAGGCGCGCGGCGGCACCGGCGCGGCCACGGCGGCCGACAGCGCGGCGCTGCGCGAGAGCCTGCAGGGGATCGTGGACCGCATGTTCGGCGCGCAGGCGGCGCGCCGCACCGGGCCCACGCAGTGCCACGACATCACCGTGTACCCGGCCGTGGGGCTGGCCGGCGGCGCCTGCGAGGGGTACGGAATGCTGCTGGACATCCGCGACCCGGCCAACCCCACGCGCATCGCGGCCGTGTCCGACAGCAACTTCTCGTACTGGCACTCGGCCACCTTCAACAACGACGGCACCAAGGTGCTGTTCAGCGACGAGTGGGGCGGCGGCGGCCAGGCCAAGTGCCGCGCCAGCGACCGCCGCGAGTGGGGCGCCGACGCGATCTTCACCATCGCCGACCGCAGCCGGATGAACTTCCAGGGCTACTACAAGCTCCCGGCGCCGCAGACGGCCAACGAGAACTGCGTGGCCCACAACGGCTCGCTCATCCCCATCCCCGGGCGCGACGTGATGGTGCAGGCGTGGTACCAGGGCGGCATCTCGGTGTTCGACTGGACCGACGCCGCGCACCCCCGCGAGATCGCCTTCTTCGACCGCGGGCCGGTGGATTCGACGCGGATGGCCAGCGGCGGAAGCTGGTCGGCATACTGGTACAACGGGGTGATCGTGAGCTCCGAGATCTCGCGCGGCCTGGACATCTTCGAGCTGGCGCCCAGCCCCATGCTGTCGCAGCACGAGATCGACGCGGCCAGGACCGTGCACATCGACTACCTGAACACGCAGGGGCAGCCGCACTTCACCTGGGCGCCCAGCTTCGCGCTGGCTCACGCCTACGTAGACCAGCTGGAGCGCTCGCACGGCCTGTCGGCCGCGCGCGTCTCCTCGGTGCGCGCGGCGCTGGCCCGCGCCGAGGGCGCCTCGGGCGCGGCGCGCCGGACGGCGCTGGTCACGCTGGCGTCGCAGGTCGGCACCTACGCTCCCGGCTCGCCGGACGCGGCGAAGGTGCGGATGCTGGCGGGCACGATCCGCGACCTGTCGCCGGCGCGGTAAGCGGCGGCTGATCGGCAGCAAGACGGAGCGGCAGGAAGAAGGGCCGTGGTGATCGTGAGCCGGTATCGTTGCCGCCGCGGCTACTCGGGGCGGACGTCCAGGCCGAGCGCGGTGGCGATGACGATGGCCTGCTCCCAGGTGACGATGGCGCCGCGCAGCTCCACGTTCTCCGGCTGGACGGCGCTCAGGTCGCTGCCGCGCAGGTCGCACCTGGCCAGCTGCGCGCCGTGCATCCAGGCGCCGGAAAGGTCCACGTCGCGGAGCGAGGCACCCTGGCAGCGCACGCCGGTGAGGTCCGCCTCGCGCATCCGCACGCCGCGGAACGACGCGGTGCGCAGGTCGGCGCCGGGAAGGCCGGCCAGCGACCAGTTTCCGCCGGACACCTGCATCACGTCGAAGGTGCACCGGTCGAACATGCTGCCGACCATCTTGCAGTCGGTGAAGCGCGTGTCGAAGAAGTTGCACCCGGTGAAGGTGCAGTTGACGAACGCCGCGCCGGTGTGCGTGGACAGGTTGAACTTCGCGCGGCGGAAGGTGCAGTCGTTGAACACCGCGCCCTGGTTCACCGCCTCCGTCAGGTCCAGGTCCACGAAGAGCACCGCCGTGTGGCTCTCGCCGGCGATCTCCCGCCCGTACCAGTCCGCCCCCGCGACCGTCGACGTGGTTTCCGGCGCGCGGGCGCCGTGCTTCCGCTCAGCCACGCGGCGGGCTCCCTCCGGTGCTGCCGATCTCACCCTCACCGCGGGCGACCAGGACGCCGCCCCAGTCCGCCGGGTCCACGTCGGCAACGGACTGGGTGAAGGTCCACGCGTGCCCGGCGAAGTCGATCGCGCCGTACTGGCGCTCGCCGAAGGGGTGGGTCGTGGGCGGCTGGGTGATGCGGGCGCCGTGCCGCGTGGCCCGCGCGCAGTGCGCGTCCACGTCCTCCACGCGCACCATCACCGAGTGGCCGCCGGGACGATCGCCGGCGGGGGGATCGAAATCGCCCTGCGCGACCACCACCGCGCCGCCGCCCACGACGAGCTGCGCGCGGTGGTCGAAGATGCGGAGGTGCTCCGTGAAGCCGAATGCCGCGCACAGCCATGCCACCGCCGCGGCCACGTCGGGATAGACGAGCACGGGGATGACCGTCACGGCGGGGATCGAGCGGTTGTCGAGCATCGGGGCTCCGGAAAGCGCGGGAAAGGCGAATGAACTCGCGGCAGCAACAGCACGAAGTCCCTGCGGGACTGCGGCCGCGGCCCCGCGGCGCCAGCCCGATTCCGGTGCAAGCTAAACGCAGCCCGGGCGGTCTGGCGAGAGGGGTGCTCCGGCAACGCGCCGATGCCGGATGGGGAGTCCGCGCAGGCGGACTTCGGGCCGTTGTTGCCGCGAATTCATTCGCCCTCTCCAGGCCGGGCGACAGACTTCCCGCAGTGGGGACAGACCGGCGGCGCCTTCAGCATCTGCACCGCATCGACGAAGCCGGCGCCGAGGATGGCGGTGGGAAGGGCGAAGAAGCCGAGGCCCAGGATGGCGATGCATCCCCCGGCCAGGCGGCCGAGCGGCGTGACGGGATACACATCTCCATACCCCACCGTGGTGAGCGTGGCCACCGCCCACCACATGCTCTCGGGAATGCTGGAGAACTTCTGCGGCTGCGCCTCGTTCTCCGCGAAGTACATCACCGACGCGGCGACGACCAGCAGCATCGACATGATGGCCGTCGTGAGCACCAGCTCCTCGCGCTTGGTCCGCAGCACGTGCCGGAACACGCGCATCGCGGCGATGTAGCGCG of Longimicrobium sp. contains these proteins:
- a CDS encoding pentapeptide repeat-containing protein, translating into MAERKHGARAPETTSTVAGADWYGREIAGESHTAVLFVDLDLTEAVNQGAVFNDCTFRRAKFNLSTHTGAAFVNCTFTGCNFFDTRFTDCKMVGSMFDRCTFDVMQVSGGNWSLAGLPGADLRTASFRGVRMREADLTGVRCQGASLRDVDLSGAWMHGAQLARCDLRGSDLSAVQPENVELRGAIVTWEQAIVIATALGLDVRPE
- a CDS encoding VOC family protein, with product MLDNRSIPAVTVIPVLVYPDVAAAVAWLCAAFGFTEHLRIFDHRAQLVVGGGAVVVAQGDFDPPAGDRPGGHSVMVRVEDVDAHCARATRHGARITQPPTTHPFGERQYGAIDFAGHAWTFTQSVADVDPADWGGVLVARGEGEIGSTGGSPPRG